The following coding sequences lie in one Opisthocomus hoazin isolate bOpiHoa1 chromosome 7, bOpiHoa1.hap1, whole genome shotgun sequence genomic window:
- the ARL14EP gene encoding ARL14 effector protein, which produces MDPCSVGVQLQATNECHKTYYTRHTGFKTKQDVSSSDLLLLQLRTGITLSENNTICFHHAKIYIERFEDLQKSCCDPFNIHRKLSKKNLRAIDLDDATFLSAKFGRQFVPGWKLCPKCMQIINGSVDVESEERQRRKLDSDGRTAKALKSLQFANPGRQTEFIPETSKREKRRLQTKNASFNSDRQVIPAKSKVYDSQGLLLYSGIDLCDCLDEDCLGCFYACPKCGSNKCGAECRCDRKWLYEQIEIEGGEIIRNKHVG; this is translated from the exons ATGGATCCTTGTTCAGTTGGAGTTCAGCTTCAAGCTACCAATGAGTGCCATAAAACCTATTATACCCGTCACACTGGCTTCAAGACTAAGCAAGATGTATCTTCGTCTGACCTACTGTTGCTTCAGCTTAGGACTGGAATAACCCTTTCAGAGAACAACACAATCTGCTTCCACCATGCAAAAATTTACATTGAAAGATTCGAAGACTTACAGAAATCATGTTGTGATCCCTTTAATATACACAGAAAACTATCAAAGAAAAACTTACGTGCAATTGACTTAGATGATGCAACTTTTCTAAGTGCCAAGTTTGGAAGACAGTTTGTACCTGGTTGGAAGCTTTGTCCCAAATGTATGCAGATAATAAACGGAAGCGTGGATGTTGAATCCGAAGAGCGCCAAAGAAGAAAACTTGATTCAGAC GGGCGTACAGCTAAGGCTTTAAAGTCTCTACAGTTTGCTAATCCAGGACGACAGACTGAATTCATTCCTGAGaccagcaaaagggaaaaaagaaggctGCAAACCAAAAATGCATCATTTAATTCTGACAG GCAAGTTATACCAGCCAAGAGTAAAGTCTACGATAGCCAGGGACTACTACTCTACAGTGGGATTGACCTCTGTGACTGTCTCGACGAAGATTGCCTGGGATGCTTCTATGCTTGCCCCAAGTGTGGCTCCAACAAGTGCGGAGCTGAATGTCGCTGTGACCGCAAGTGGCTGTATGAGCAAATAGAGATAGAAGGAGGAGAAATAATTAGAAATAAGCATGTTGGTTAG